The Spirochaetota bacterium genome includes the window TAGTATTGTGAAATTTATTGCTGATAATTTCCTTTTCATTGTCAGAGATTTTTTGAAAGGTACTATCGCCAATACTAAATGAAACAATTTCGTGAATTCTTTGTTTGCCATCCCAACCATAGGGGAACATTGCATAGAGCACAGTGCCCACTTTAAGCCATTGTGTACTGGCAATATCGGGGATTTGAGGTAGCTCTAATGCAGAAATTTTTACCAGCGATTCATCCGTAATAGAATATTTATAGAGTAATAGCTGATGCACATATATATCACCCGGACTGTACATATACATGGGGATGATCTCTTTGCTAGGCTTGCTTAGCACATATTCACACAAAAAAATAAATTGTATTATTGAGTTTGTATCCTGGTGAAACGCTTAGCTTTGTATTTACTCTGCAACAACATCCACAAATGTAAAATGAACGGCATCTACCAGTCCGCGGTTACTCAACCTGAGCTGGGGTATTACCGGAAGCCCTAAGAGTGCCATGGTCATAAAAGGTGACACCAGTGTACATCCTAACTCTTTCCAGGCTTTTTCTAAGTTTGCAACCTTTTTTTGTACCACATCAACTGGCTCATCCGTTAACAAACCTGCAACAGGAAGTTCAACAAGTGCAAGTACTTTTCCATGGGCAACAGCAATCATCCCACCACCTGCTTGTATCAGCTCATTGCCAGCAAAAGCCATATCATCTTCATTGGTGCCCACAATCAAAAGGTTATGGGAATCGTGTGCAACGGTTGAAGCAACAGCTCCTTTTGTAAAACCAAACCCTTTAACAAAGCCAATGCCTTTTGTTCCGGTGGCCTTATGTCTTTCAAAAAGGGCAGCTTTTGCAATATCTTTTGTTGCATCCGGTGCTATGTTGCCATTGATAACAGGTACGGTTTCAACTACCTGTTGCGTTAGTACGCTTGCTTCCTGTATTTTAATAACACGAACGTTTACCTGCTTCTTGTCGCTTTTCAAAATAAAATCGTCTTTTGTTAATGTCTTCCCAACATTCACCGTGTTTTTTGACCAATCAGGATATGTTACCTTTTTGGCTGGCGTAAGTATTTTGCCATCTTTTGCAACAAGCTTACCACCAATAATGACAGCTTTTACGGTTACCTTGTAGAGGTCAGAAAGAAGTACTATATCAGCCACCTTTGATGGCGATACGCTGCCAAAATCCTTGCTCATCATAAAGCATTCAGCAGTATTTAAGGTAACCATTTCAATGGCGGTGACTGGGTCAACACCTTCTTCAATGGCTCGTTTCAGTATATGATCCAAATGTCCCAATTGGATGAGAGTGTGCGGATGTGTGTCGTCACTGACAAGAATGGCAAAGCGGCTATTAATTTTGTGATGGGTAATGGCTTTTATAACTTCTTTTAAGTCGTGCCAGGCAGAGCCTTCACGAATCTTTGCATACATACCAAGACGCATCTTTGCAAGGGCATCTTCAGCACGCACTGATTCATGACATGAGCGTACACCGCTGGCAACATATGCATTGAGCATAGCGCCCGTGTCGGGAAGGGCAAAGTGACCGGTAACAGGTTTTCCTGCTTGTAATGTAACTTCTATTTCTTTGTGTACTTCAGGAACGCTGTTAAAAACACCAGGGAAATTCATTAGCTCACCCAGCCCGGCAATGCCATCCCACTGCATGGCCTGTGCAATTTCACGTGCGCCAATCACTGCCCCTGCATCTTCCAATCCCGGTGCAGAAGGTACACAAGAAGGAACGGTTGCATATACACGCAGGGGCACATCTTTTGCTTCATCAAGCATAAGCTTAACACCTTTAAGCCCCAATACATTGGCTATCTCATGGGGGTCCATAAAGATTGCCGTAGTACCATGTGGCACCACCGCATTACTGTACTGACTTACGGTGAGCATGCTGCTTTCAACGTGGATATGGCCATCCATGAAACCCGGTGCAATAAAATGGCCTGTTGCATCAATTATCTCAGTTGATCCCCCAATACAATGCTTTGCATCGCCCACAAGTGCAATGCGTCCTTTATACATTGCTACGTCAACATGTTCCTGTAATTCTTTGGTATTGACATTTACCAGTGTCCCGTTTTTGATCACCATATCAGCTTTTCGGCGACCCATAGCCACATCAGCTAATTCCATGGTTATGTTTTCTAATGGTATAAAGTCCATACTGTGCCCCTTTGAAAAGTATTGACCATTTTTTGAAGTAGCTTAAATTATATAATCATACATTCACTAAATATGTATGCTGCAACAATTCTATCAAATCCTTTCAAAAGCTTTTGTAATTGTTTCGTCAGAAGGCTTTTTTGTAAACAGGCTAACAAGTGGAACAACAACAAAAGGTGCAAGCATCCCAGCGCTTGAAGCTATAGGTGATAGGTTTGCACCTAAATAGAAAAATAGGCCTATTGACGTTACCAGTCCTGTAATCATACCTGCATAGACTCCTGCAAGCGTTGTGCGCTTCCAGAAAAGCCCGTACAGGTACGGTGCCATAAATGCTCCTGCCACGGCTCCCCATGATAGCGACATCAACGTAATGATAATGGCAAATTCATATCGTGCAATGAAATATGAGATAATAATAAAAAGAGCACTCAAAAAGCGCATCATTGCCACAGAGTTTTCTTTTGAAATTTGCGGATTAACATGCCCTTTGTACAGGTCAATGGCAATAGCAGACGATGATACCAAAACCAGCGAAGAAAGTGTGGACATGGATGCTGATAATATTAACAGTAGTATAACTGCCATAAGTGGTTCGGGCAAATTTTGTGTCAAAAGGTCAGGGATGAGCCTGTCAAATGCAGGCTTGCCATCAATTGCCGGAACAGCATCATAAAATATGTGCGATAGTGACCCGGTATAATAGGCACTAACGCCAATAATGGTTGCAAATATACCGGTGACTATTGCCGCTTTTTTTATTAAATCTTCACTTTTAATGGCGTAGAATTTCTGCACCATCTGCGGCATGCCCCAGACTCCAAACGATGTCATGAAAATGAGAGCACCAAGCAGTAAGTATCCAGGATGCTTGTCAGCTGGTATGTGTAGTGGGTATTTCTGGGCAACCAGTGCAATGCTTTGTGCTATACCACCACTTTTTGCTGAAAGCACTAACACCATAGTGATAGCTCCGGCAATCATAATGATTCCCTGTATAAAATCGGTTAAGGTAATGGCAAAGTACCCCCCTAAAACCAGGTAAATACCGGTAATGCCTATCATGATGATTAGTGCTAAGTCATACGAGATATGGAAATTAACTTCAAAGAGATGTCCTAAACCTTTAAATACTGATGCAGAATAGGGAAGTAAAAAAATAAAAATGATAATTGCAGCAAACATCTTGATGTATGTTCCATTGAAACGTTCCATTAAAAATTCGGGCATTGTCATGACATCTAAATTTTGTGTCATAATGCGTGTACGTCTACCCAAAATAAGCCATGCAATCAATGAGCCAAAAAGAGCATTTCCCACACCAATCCAGATAGCATCAAGCCCAAAAACCCACCCCAATTTGCCGGCAAAACCAATAAACAATACTGCCGAAAAATATGATGTGCCATAGGCCAGCGCCGATACCCATGCGCCAATAGTTCTTCCCCCTAAAAAGAAGTCCCCCAGGGTGGAAGTTTTGCGCATGCCCCAGACTCCAATAAAAACCATTAACACTAAAAAGATGGTAAGTAAAGAAATTGACCACATTGCCAGTTCTCCTTTTATATATAGAATGTAACGACATACACCACAATTTAGGATTGCTATCGTATTACAACAAAAGGAATGTAGGTATTTTTATATGTTACAATGGGATGTCAATGATAAAAAATCTTGTGGTAGTAAAACAAAAGGCGCCTTTTTTAAAGCGCCTTTTGTTTTCTTTCATTATTCATTCATTGTATACTGGCCTTTTAATGCATATACGTGGTTATTCCACACTTTGTTGAAGTTTTCATCATCAAGGACAGGTTTTTTGATCATCTTCAATATTAACTCATTTTGTTTGTCGGTGTTCTTTTGGCCAGTGTAAAGACGTGTTGCATAGGCTGAAAAATCGCTTACAATAAATTTGAAGATTTCATCAATTATCTCATCTTCAACATTGTAAATCTTCTTGTTTTCACAGATAAGCTGTGTGTACGGTATAAGCGTGAAAAGCTCGCCAACTGTCAGCATGTAATCAATATTCTTGGTCTGCTTTTCATCGGGTGTTCCCTTAACAAGGAAATTTTTAAAAGCTTCTATCTGTTCCATGAATACTTCTAAATTTTTACTCTTGATACCTTCATACGCTTTGCGGTAATCATGGAACTGTATGGAGCCCAATCCTTTTGTTGGTCCCTGGTTGAAAAGGAAGCTGTCATTGGATGGGTCATCGCGCCGTGGCACTTCAGGGTAGTCTTTTGGTTTGAACATGAAGTTTTGTAAAAACTTTACAACCAGTGCCATGTTAACATGGGTGGTTCCCTCTAATTTAGGTAGCATGCCAATATCCCGAATTGCCATTTCAAAGTATGTTTCCTGTTCAAAGCCGCGTGCTGCAATTACCTCATGCAACAGCCCAATAACCTTTTCACCTTCCATGGTAACTTTCATTTTCTGGATAGGATTGTATAGCAAATACCGGCGGTCATTTTCATTGGCGCTGCGCATGTAATCACAGGCCCGTAATGCAAAAAGCTTCATGGCTACAAGCCGTGCGTAAGCCTCGGTAAAAATCTTTTTCACATGGGGAAAATCAGTTACGTACATATTGTAAAGATTACGGTTTGCGGCGTGGTCTATAGCTTCATAGAAAGCATGTTCACAGATGCCAATGGAGGCCCAGCCCAATTCGTACTTGCCAACATTGACCGTATTGAGTGACGAATCCCATGCATGATTGCCTCGTGACAGGATATCTGCTTCGGTTATGGGATAGTCATGGAGAGCAAACTCTGCAACATACGCCTGACGAACACCAGAAGTACTTATCTTTTTAACGCATTCATAGTTGGGATGTTTGGTATCAACAACAAAGAATACATATTCACCGGTGTCAGCCATTTTACCAAAAACTGAAATGAGCGCTGCTGCATTACCATTACCAATGTAATACTTATCACCTCGAGCTAAGTATGTACCATCACCTTTTGGGTAGAGCATCATGTCGGTGCTGTAGATATCAGCGCCATGCTCTTTTTCGGAAAGGCCAAAACCAAAGATGCCACCATCTTTTAACAGTTTTGCAGCTTTGTGCTTTACCTCTTCATTTTGTCCCATCCAGATTGGGCCTAAACCTAAAATGGTAACCTGCCAGGTGTACCAGTAGCACAGGCCATAAAAACCTAAGATTTCATTAAACTCTTCAATTCGCCACATGTCCCAGCGACTATCGGGATCACCATATCCTGATGGAGTCAGCAATGTGGCAAAGGCCTGTTCTTTCTTGATGAATTCAAGAAAATCATCATACCATACTGCTGCTTGATCATCTTCCTTAATCTTTTTTAAACCTTTTTTTTCAAAAAACTCAATGGTTTTGAGCATTAAGTTTTTTGTTTTTTCATCAGCATGATGACGATTGTACTTTTTTGGATTAAATAACATTGTTCCCCCTATTCACCTGTAATATATAAGGGAACTTCTAAAAAAATATTTTTTAGGATGTTCCCTTGTGTGCACAATATATATGATAAAACAGCTTTCTATCATATAAATAATTTTGGTCGAAAGCCGTTTTTTTAATGTGCCCATAATACAAATTGGTATATACTTGAAAGTATTATTATTGTATAGTATAGCACTACAGTATATATATTGGTCAACAAAAATAGTATGTTTTTTCCAGTAATAATTCCTTAAAAAAATTTTAATGAATAAAGTGTACACCCCCATCGCCTTCGGCGTTGGAGTGCACATTATTTTATATTTTGTTCAATTTTCCACATTTATGAATAATTGATGTATTTTTTTATTATAATATAGTCAGTTATCTTTTCTTTTTACAAAGTTCAAAAGTGAATTAATCGGGGAAATAATAAAAAATGGAAATATTGCTTTACAAAATAATTATTATATGCTAAAATGCAAAATAATTTTACAAAAAGAGTTTTTTTATGATCAAAGTTTATACAAATTCATCATACAGTGGATATCTTTTCAAGGATCATGAACAGTATTTTTTTGAGTATTCTCCAGAATCCTTGCACCAAATTTCTCTCGTTATGCCTCCAACAAAAAGGATTTATTTACGAAAGCATTATTTACATCCTTTCTTTGAAATGTACCTTCCTGAAGGATATCTCTATGAGTTGTTCAAACAATTATTAACCAAAGAATATGGCAAAATTGATGATTACTTATTATTTGAATACCTTGCACCTAATATTAGTGGTAGAGTTACTTTTAAAACAGAAAGCAACGTACTACCGTGTGATACATGTCCTTCATTAGATGAGCTAATTATGTATGATTCAGAGGACAGTTTTATACAACTTCTCAAACGTTTTATGAATAAAAATGCAGTTGCAGGGGTACAGCCAAAAACAATAGCGATAGTGACTGATAAAGTACAGCTTGATAGCCGGGAATATATAATTAAAACCTGGGGACAGGAGTTTCCGTATTTAGCAGAAAATGAATATTTTTCAATGCAAGCACTACAAAAAGCTGGTGTTGTAATTCCCAATTTGTACCTATCAGCAAACAGACGCTTTCTTATAGTGGAAAAATTTACCAATGAAACACAAGGACATGCTTATGGTTTTGAAGAAGTACTGGGCATTATTGGGAAAAATAGGATACATAAATATGATGGAAGCTATGAGCAGGTTGCAAAAGTTATATTTCAAGCAACAAGTAACGATAATTTTTCCATGATTCAATTATATAAAATGATAGTACTGAATTTTATATTGAAAAATGGCGATGCTCATCTCAGAAATTTTGGCGTATTGTATGAACCTGATATGACAAAAATACGTGTATCACCCGCATATGATGTAGTAACAACAGTTGTGTATATGTATAAAGATAAACCAGCACTGACATTGTTTGGAAGAAAGGTATGGGCGGGACTGGATGAATTAAAAAAATTTGGGCAGAAGTTTTTATTTTTATCTGAAAAGGAATGCAAGATGATTATTGAGGAGTGCAGGGCATCTGTGAAAGATACTATAACTGAAATAAAGGAATACATTTTTAAGAACAAATCGTTTGCACAAATGGGGAAAAGAATGATCGATGTGTGGGAATTTTCTTTAACACAAACCGAAACTATAAAGGAGATGCCTGGTGACATTATACGAAATTGGGAATGAGATAAGAAAGATTAGGAAACAAAAGAATATGACTCAGGAAATGCTGTGCAAAATTGGGGGTATAAGCAGACCAACATTGTCAAAAATTGAACAGGGACAATTTGGCACTGTGAGTGTCAGAGCACTTGATAAAATTCTAATGGCTATGGGGTATGAGCTATCCTTACAGCCCAGAAATATTGTTGGCCTGCCCCCTTTGCAAGATGATTAAATGGGGGTGTCCCCAAAGACATCTCTTTACAATGACTTTTGCCCCTTCCGTCATTGCGAGGCACGCAATGACGAAGCAATCCCATAGTTGCGAGCGCCGCAGGCGCATGGCAATCTTGTCTTGTCCAATTGAGATTGCCACACTCCGACATGTGGTTGCTGAGTCTGTCGAAGAATGGGCACTGAGTCCCGCCAAAGTACGGTTTCTGAACTCTTAGAAGCACTCAGTGCAAGCGCTACGCTCGCAATGACTTTGCATTTGCGTCATTGAGATTCCCACTGTTTGTTTTAGGAGACCATCATCAAACATCTGTAAACCATCGATATGATTAAACGAAAAATAGAAAAAATTCTTAAAGAACTTGTAAAACAATCCCCGGTTGTCACTATAACAGGACCGCGGCAAAGCGGGAAAACAACATTATACAGGCATGTTTTTAAAGATAAAGAATATGTCAATCTTGAGGCACCGGACATCAGACGTTTTGCCATTGAAGATCCACGTTTACGTTATGCCCTTTAAAAACATTCCTGAATTGTTGCACTGTATAGATAAAAAATAAAAGAAAGATGTTGTTGACCTGGCGGTACATTATTGTCATCATGAACCAGATGAAAACTATTAGCCTGGGATGGTTGTTTTTATGATTTATAAATCAAGAGAAAATGACATAACCAAAATAATTCAGACATCATCGTAAGCTGATAGAGTTAGATGTATATAATTACTGGTTATGAAGATGATTATGTGACCATGAGGAAATAGATATGAATTGTCCTTTATGCAAAGGAGATATAAAAAATAGGTTTACTTGTGTATTGATTCAGAGAAATGAATACACTATTGCGATTAGCAACGCACCGGCAGTAGTGTGTGGCAATGTGGTGATAAATTTATAGATATTAATAGCAGCAGAAAAATTGAGCAGTTACTGAAAAGGGTAAAGTCTGAAGGTGTAAAAACGGGGCTTAATGATTTTTCTAAAGCTGAGTGAAGAGGGTAAATTTTTTATAACTTGTTTAAGGTGAATATATGAAACGAGCACTCATTACAGGCATTACCGGTCAGGATGGTGCATATTTGGCAGAGTTGCTTTTGCAAAAGGGATATACCGTTATTGGTGGATTCAGGCGGCTCAGCACGCCGAATTTCTGGAGACTTGAGGAACTGGGTATTCTTGATAAGATTATCATGGTAGAGATAGACATGCTTGATGCCGGCAACCTGGTGCGCGTAATAGAAAAATATAAGCCCGATGAAGTCTATAACCTGGCAGCGCAGAGCTTTGTGGCACACTCATTTGCAAACCCTGTACTCACCGGTAACGTCACCGGCCTTGGTGTAACCAATATCCTTGAAGCAATCCGTATTGTAAATAAAGACATAAAGTTTTATCAGGCATCAACATCCGAGCTTTTTGGCAAAGCGCAGGAAACGCCGCAAAAAGAAACAACGCCGTTTTATCCCCGTAGCCCCTATGCTGTGGCAAAGCTGTATGGGCATTGGATGACAATAAACTATCGCGAAGCCTACGGCATCTTTGCTTCCACGGGAATTCTTTTCAACCATGAGTCACCATTACGGGGCATAGAGTTTGTGACGCGAAAGATCACGGATGCTATCGCCAAAATATACTGTGGGAAGCAGGATTACTTTGAAATAGGCAATTTAGATGCAAAGCGCGACTGGGGGTATGCAAAAGAATTTGTTGATGGCATGTGGCGTATTTTGCAAGCACCAAGCCCTGATAATTATGTGCTTGCTACTGGTGAAACACACTCGGTACGCGAATGGGTTGAGGTGTGTTTTACCTATATTGGGAAAACTATTGTGTGGGAAGGCACGGGCGTGGATGAAGCTGGCAAAGACTCAAAAAGCGGTAAAACACTGGTAAAGGTTAATCCTGAGTTTTTCCGCCCAGCTGAGGTGGATTACCTGGTGGGCGATGCAACAAAGGCAAAGAAAGAGTTGGGCTGGGAGCCAAAGGTAAAGTTTGCAGAGCTTGCACAAATTATGCTTAAGCGCGATATAGAACGAAATAGCTAAATGACTATTTTCCACTCAAATTGAAAATAGTCTTGACTTTTTCCCAGTTTATTGTAAAAAAGTCATTATGATTAAAAGAAATATACAAAGCTTTTCGTTAGCAGTTTTATCTGAATACAATAAAATGTTATTTATAAGTGGTCCACGGCAAAGCGGTAAAACAACTTTTGCAAAACATTTATTGGAAAACTATTACGGATTGTATACCAACTGGGACGTGGTTACTGATCAGAAGCGTATTATTAATGATCCGTACTTTTTTCAGAATGAAAACAGGGATCCAAACAGTAAATTCCTGATTATTTTTGATGAGATTCATAAATACAAAAAGTGGAAGAATTATATAAAAGGGTGTTATGACGCATTCAACAGTGAATTTAATTTTATCATTAATGGTAGTGGGAGGTTGGATCTTTTTAAAAAAGGTGGCGATAGTTTATTTGGAAGGTATTTTGCAATAAAATTATTCCCGTTTACTTTAGGTGAATTGGTATATCCTGAGATAGATTTTGGCAGGTTCAATGAAGGTTTGCAGCAGGGTTTTAGTAGCAACGATTGTTATGCTATCTATCAACGGTTATTTTCATATTCTGGATTTCCTGAACCATATATAAAAAGAAGTGATAGTTTTTATACTATATGGAGTAACGAAAGAAAAAAGACGCTTATACGTGAAGATATACGTAATGCGTATGCTGTAAAAGATATATCAAATATTGAAATATTAGCAGCATTGCTCCCATCAAAGGTGGGATCTCCCCTATCAATAAATTCATTGCGGGAAGATGTAGATGCTGCATTTGATTCAGTAAAAAAATGGCTCTTGATATTGGAACAGTTTTATTATGTTTTTTTTATACGTCCATATTCAAAGAATGTAGCGCGTTCAATAAAAAAAGAGCCAAAAGTGTATGTCTATGATTGGGTGGAAATAGACGATGATGCAGCACGATTTGAAAATATTGTAGCGTTTCATCTGTTTAAAACGGTGAATTTATGGAATGATACAGGAAAAGGTAGATTTGATCTGTATTATTTACGCGATAAAGATGGAAGGGAAGTTGATTTTCTTGTAACAAACAATAACAGGCCTTTTTTCATGGTTGAGTGTAAATATGCTGATGAAGAAATATCAAAAAATCTGCTCTATTTTCAGGCTAAAACAAAAACACCATACGCAATACAGATAGTGCATAAAAAAGATACAATGAAGAAGCTACAACATAATGCAATGGTTCAATATGTTATTTCCGCCGACAGATTTTTGCAATACCTTTGCTAATAATCAGTAAAAAAATGGAATTACTAAATCCAAAATTGCAGCAAAAATGGAATTGACAATTCCATAAATTGGTGTTACTATGCCACTATGATATTTATAGAGCGTTTTATACAACCTCCTACAACCAGTTTTTTTCTTTTTGGTCCTCGTGGAACAGGTAAGTCGCTGTGGATAAAGAATACGTTTGCAAATTCTTTATACATAGATCTTCTTGACCCGGAATATTTCAGGATTTTTACAGCATATCCAGAGCGAATAAAAGAATTAATGAATGCTCAACCACAAAAAAAAGATATTATTATAGATGAAATACAAAAAGTATCATCTCTTTTACCATTTGTTCATTCGTTAATTGAAGAGAAAAAAGGATACCGTTTTATATTAACCGGTTCAAGTTCACGGAAGCTTAGGCGCAGTGGGGTTGATTTGCTTGCTGGTAGAGCACTCAATTATACCATGCATCCTTTTTTGCCAGCTGAATTAGGAGATCATTTTGTATTGGAAAAAACATTACAATATGGTTTGGTACCGCTTGTTTATTTTTCTGAAAATCCTGAGCAAACTTTAGCTGCATATGTATTGCTTTATATAAAAGAGGAAATACAGGCCGAAGCATTTATACGGAATATTCCCGCTTTTACACGTTTTTTAGAAGCATTGAGTTTTTCACATGCTCAGGTGTTAAATGTAAGCCAGGTAGCTCGTGAATGTATGGTTGAGCGCAAAACAGTAGAAGGGTATTTAAAGGTTCTGGAAGATCTTCTATTGTGTTTTGCAGTTCCAATTTTTTCAAAAAGGGCAAAGCGCAAATTAATTAGCCATACAAAGATATATTATTTTGATACCGGTGTTTTTAAACATTTACGACCAAAGGGTCCACTTGATAAACC containing:
- the ade gene encoding adenine deaminase, which gives rise to MDFIPLENITMELADVAMGRRKADMVIKNGTLVNVNTKELQEHVDVAMYKGRIALVGDAKHCIGGSTEIIDATGHFIAPGFMDGHIHVESSMLTVSQYSNAVVPHGTTAIFMDPHEIANVLGLKGVKLMLDEAKDVPLRVYATVPSCVPSAPGLEDAGAVIGAREIAQAMQWDGIAGLGELMNFPGVFNSVPEVHKEIEVTLQAGKPVTGHFALPDTGAMLNAYVASGVRSCHESVRAEDALAKMRLGMYAKIREGSAWHDLKEVIKAITHHKINSRFAILVSDDTHPHTLIQLGHLDHILKRAIEEGVDPVTAIEMVTLNTAECFMMSKDFGSVSPSKVADIVLLSDLYKVTVKAVIIGGKLVAKDGKILTPAKKVTYPDWSKNTVNVGKTLTKDDFILKSDKKQVNVRVIKIQEASVLTQQVVETVPVINGNIAPDATKDIAKAALFERHKATGTKGIGFVKGFGFTKGAVASTVAHDSHNLLIVGTNEDDMAFAGNELIQAGGGMIAVAHGKVLALVELPVAGLLTDEPVDVVQKKVANLEKAWKELGCTLVSPFMTMALLGLPVIPQLRLSNRGLVDAVHFTFVDVVAE
- a CDS encoding sodium/solute symporter (Members of the Solute:Sodium Symporter (SSS), TC 2.A.21 as described in tcdb.org, catalyze solute:Na+ symport. Known solutes for members of the family include sugars, amino acids, nucleosides, inositols, vitamins, urea or anions, depending on the system.), with the translated sequence MWSISLLTIFLVLMVFIGVWGMRKTSTLGDFFLGGRTIGAWVSALAYGTSYFSAVLFIGFAGKLGWVFGLDAIWIGVGNALFGSLIAWLILGRRTRIMTQNLDVMTMPEFLMERFNGTYIKMFAAIIIFIFLLPYSASVFKGLGHLFEVNFHISYDLALIIMIGITGIYLVLGGYFAITLTDFIQGIIMIAGAITMVLVLSAKSGGIAQSIALVAQKYPLHIPADKHPGYLLLGALIFMTSFGVWGMPQMVQKFYAIKSEDLIKKAAIVTGIFATIIGVSAYYTGSLSHIFYDAVPAIDGKPAFDRLIPDLLTQNLPEPLMAVILLLILSASMSTLSSLVLVSSSAIAIDLYKGHVNPQISKENSVAMMRFLSALFIIISYFIARYEFAIIITLMSLSWGAVAGAFMAPYLYGLFWKRTTLAGVYAGMITGLVTSIGLFFYLGANLSPIASSAGMLAPFVVVPLVSLFTKKPSDETITKAFERI
- a CDS encoding acyl-CoA dehydrogenase; the encoded protein is MLFNPKKYNRHHADEKTKNLMLKTIEFFEKKGLKKIKEDDQAAVWYDDFLEFIKKEQAFATLLTPSGYGDPDSRWDMWRIEEFNEILGFYGLCYWYTWQVTILGLGPIWMGQNEEVKHKAAKLLKDGGIFGFGLSEKEHGADIYSTDMMLYPKGDGTYLARGDKYYIGNGNAAALISVFGKMADTGEYVFFVVDTKHPNYECVKKISTSGVRQAYVAEFALHDYPITEADILSRGNHAWDSSLNTVNVGKYELGWASIGICEHAFYEAIDHAANRNLYNMYVTDFPHVKKIFTEAYARLVAMKLFALRACDYMRSANENDRRYLLYNPIQKMKVTMEGEKVIGLLHEVIAARGFEQETYFEMAIRDIGMLPKLEGTTHVNMALVVKFLQNFMFKPKDYPEVPRRDDPSNDSFLFNQGPTKGLGSIQFHDYRKAYEGIKSKNLEVFMEQIEAFKNFLVKGTPDEKQTKNIDYMLTVGELFTLIPYTQLICENKKIYNVEDEIIDEIFKFIVSDFSAYATRLYTGQKNTDKQNELILKMIKKPVLDDENFNKVWNNHVYALKGQYTMNE
- a CDS encoding type II toxin-antitoxin system HipA family toxin, whose protein sequence is MIKVYTNSSYSGYLFKDHEQYFFEYSPESLHQISLVMPPTKRIYLRKHYLHPFFEMYLPEGYLYELFKQLLTKEYGKIDDYLLFEYLAPNISGRVTFKTESNVLPCDTCPSLDELIMYDSEDSFIQLLKRFMNKNAVAGVQPKTIAIVTDKVQLDSREYIIKTWGQEFPYLAENEYFSMQALQKAGVVIPNLYLSANRRFLIVEKFTNETQGHAYGFEEVLGIIGKNRIHKYDGSYEQVAKVIFQATSNDNFSMIQLYKMIVLNFILKNGDAHLRNFGVLYEPDMTKIRVSPAYDVVTTVVYMYKDKPALTLFGRKVWAGLDELKKFGQKFLFLSEKECKMIIEECRASVKDTITEIKEYIFKNKSFAQMGKRMIDVWEFSLTQTETIKEMPGDIIRNWE
- a CDS encoding helix-turn-helix transcriptional regulator, whose translation is MTLYEIGNEIRKIRKQKNMTQEMLCKIGGISRPTLSKIEQGQFGTVSVRALDKILMAMGYELSLQPRNIVGLPPLQDD
- a CDS encoding AAA family ATPase, translated to MIKRKIEKILKELVKQSPVVTITGPRQSGKTTLYRHVFKDKEYVNLEAPDIRRFAIEDPRLRYAL
- the gmd gene encoding GDP-mannose 4,6-dehydratase; amino-acid sequence: MKRALITGITGQDGAYLAELLLQKGYTVIGGFRRLSTPNFWRLEELGILDKIIMVEIDMLDAGNLVRVIEKYKPDEVYNLAAQSFVAHSFANPVLTGNVTGLGVTNILEAIRIVNKDIKFYQASTSELFGKAQETPQKETTPFYPRSPYAVAKLYGHWMTINYREAYGIFASTGILFNHESPLRGIEFVTRKITDAIAKIYCGKQDYFEIGNLDAKRDWGYAKEFVDGMWRILQAPSPDNYVLATGETHSVREWVEVCFTYIGKTIVWEGTGVDEAGKDSKSGKTLVKVNPEFFRPAEVDYLVGDATKAKKELGWEPKVKFAELAQIMLKRDIERNS
- a CDS encoding ATP-binding protein — protein: MIKRNIQSFSLAVLSEYNKMLFISGPRQSGKTTFAKHLLENYYGLYTNWDVVTDQKRIINDPYFFQNENRDPNSKFLIIFDEIHKYKKWKNYIKGCYDAFNSEFNFIINGSGRLDLFKKGGDSLFGRYFAIKLFPFTLGELVYPEIDFGRFNEGLQQGFSSNDCYAIYQRLFSYSGFPEPYIKRSDSFYTIWSNERKKTLIREDIRNAYAVKDISNIEILAALLPSKVGSPLSINSLREDVDAAFDSVKKWLLILEQFYYVFFIRPYSKNVARSIKKEPKVYVYDWVEIDDDAARFENIVAFHLFKTVNLWNDTGKGRFDLYYLRDKDGREVDFLVTNNNRPFFMVECKYADEEISKNLLYFQAKTKTPYAIQIVHKKDTMKKLQHNAMVQYVISADRFLQYLC
- a CDS encoding ATP-binding protein codes for the protein MIFIERFIQPPTTSFFLFGPRGTGKSLWIKNTFANSLYIDLLDPEYFRIFTAYPERIKELMNAQPQKKDIIIDEIQKVSSLLPFVHSLIEEKKGYRFILTGSSSRKLRRSGVDLLAGRALNYTMHPFLPAELGDHFVLEKTLQYGLVPLVYFSENPEQTLAAYVLLYIKEEIQAEAFIRNIPAFTRFLEALSFSHAQVLNVSQVARECMVERKTVEGYLKVLEDLLLCFAVPIFSKRAKRKLISHTKIYYFDTGVFKHLRPKGPLDKPEEIEGQALEGLVAQSLRAWIQYRNKGNELYYWRTVSGLEVDFIVYGQEGLFAIEVKNATTIHPSDLKGLRAFQDDYPEAQCALIYRGKQRLKKDTIICIPLEEFLLSLHPAKLMIEIL